From the Winogradskyella forsetii genome, the window CAGTATTGATTGAAGGCCATACCGATAATGTGCCTTACAATGGGAATGCCCAATTGAGTGGTAACTGGGATTTGTCTGCAAAGCGGGCAACTGCCATAGTGAATATCCTAAGGGAAAATGAAGCTATCAATCCTGAAAATCTAACAGCAGCTGGTCGAGGAGAATTTGCACCTATTGCAACTAATGATACTGCGGAAGGAAAAGCTAAAAACAGACGTATTGAAGTGATTTTGACGCCTAAGTTGGATGAGATTTCAAAACTTTTGAATGAGATATAGTTCATAATTGTCATTGCGAGGACGAAGGACGTGGCAATCTTTTAAAATGTAACTCAAATTAAACAGATTGCCTCGTCGCTAAAAAGCAGCTCAAAATGATATATTAACAAATATTTAGACCTCACAGGTTACAAAAACCTGTGAGGTCTTCTTATATTTATGCTTTTAAGTTAAACTAAAATGATCCCGAAACTTCGGGACTGCTTTCCTGTCTACCGACAGGCAGGCGCAGGAAATAGTATGAAATACACAACACTACCAAACACAGCTATAAAAGTCAGTAAAATATGTCTTGGCACCATGACTTGGGGCAATCAAAATACCCAAGATGAAGGTTTTGCCCAAATGGATTATGCTTTAGACAAAGGCGTTAATTTCTTCGATTGTGCAGAACTATATCCTGTGCCAGCCACAGCAGAAACTTATGCGGAAACCGAACGCATCATAGGAAATTGGTTCGCTAAAACAGGAAACAGAGACAACGTGGTTTTGGCTACAAAAATTGCAGGTCCTGGAGACTATACAGCACATATTAGAACCAATGGTTTTAGTAAAGCAGCACTAAACGAAGCGGTCAATAATAGTTTAAAACGATTACAAACCGATTATATTGATTTGTACCAACTGCATTGGCCAGAACGTGATACCAACACTTTTGGAACGCGAGATTATAAACCTAATCCAAGTGATGAATGGGAAGATAATTTTAACGAAATCCTTCATAATCTAGATGACATTATAAAATCTGGAAAAATAAGACATGTCGGAATTTCTAACGAAAAAGCTTGGGGAACCATGCGTTATTTGGATGAGTCCAAAAAACAGGATTTACCACGAATGATTACCATTCAAAATGCGTACTCTTTAATAAATCGTGTTTTTGAAGGTGATTTGGCAGAAATTGCCCATAGAGAAAATATTGGGTTATTAGCTTATTCGCCAATGGCTTTTGGTGTGCTATCTGGCAAATACATTAAAGGTAAGGATGACCAGAATTCAAGATTAAATATGTTTCCAAGATTTGCACGTTACAGTAGCGAACAAGCTACCGAAGCTGCCAAACGCTATCTTAAAATAGCAGAAGCTAATGAAATGTCTTTAGCACAAATGGCATTAGCCTTTGTAAACGAAAGACCATTTGTAACCAGTAATATTATCGGAGCCACAAGTATTGATCAGTTAAAGGAAAATATTGATAGTATTAATCTGTCGCTATCAGAAGAAGTTATAAAAGCGATTAACGAAGTTCATGCTGAAATACCAAATCCCGCGCCATAATCCAACAAGTTAGCACTCGTCTCCGAGTTAGCGCTCGTCGCAGACGAGTGCTTTTTTAAAAATAAAATTTCTTCAAAAATTTGTATCTTACTCTAAATGAGCAGAAAATACAAATTCCATAATAAGTCCGGTTTATACTTCGTGTCATTTGCTGTAGTTTATTGGGTAGATGTATTTACAAGAGAATGCTATTTCAAAGTTTTAGCAGATAGTATCAGCTACTGCAGAAAAGCAAAAGGTATGGAATTGTATGCGTATTGTTTTATGTCCAACCATGTGCATTTCATATTTCGTTCTTCTGAAGATAAACCCATGGAATTATTAAGGGATTATAAAAAATTCACAGCCAATAAAATTATTGAGACCATTGAAAATAATTCGAAGGAAAGCCGAAAAAAATGGTTGTTGTCCATGTTTATGAAAGCAGGTAAAGAAAGAAGTAATGTGACTAAGTATCAGTTTTGGCAACATAATAATCATCCTATTGAATTATGGAGTATAGATGTTATTAAACGATATATCAATTACATTCATAATAATCCTGTTAAAGCTGGATTTGTAGTCAATCCTACTGATTGGAAATATTCTAGTGCTCGGAATTTTCAGGATGACCATTCGGTTTTGGAGATTGATGATGCTGGGTTTCTTGGTTAAATATATTAAACATTCGTTGCAACGAATAGTTTAAAAAGCACTCGTCGGAGACGAGCGCCAACATTTACGAGTTAGCGCTCGTCTCCGACGAGTGCTTTTTTTCTAATTATATCTTAATCTGTCGATTAATCTGTTCCTGCAAAGAAATGAAAGTTTCTGTCCTCGATACACCTTTTATACTTTGGATTTCAGAATTAAGCACATGCATTAAATGCTCATTATCTTTCGATAGAATTTTAATAAAGATGGACCAATTTCCTGTGGTATAATGACATTCAATCACTTCAGGGATTTTTTGTAATTGCTTTACGGCTTCAGGATTACTTATGGCTTTATCAAGAAAAATACCAACAAAAGCCATGGTGGTATAGCCTAAGATTTTTGGGTTGATTATAAATTTTGAACCTGCTAAAAGTCCGGATTTTTCTAATTTCTTTAAACGTTGATGAATCGCAGCACCCGAAATTCCGACGTTACGGGCGATTTCAAGAATTGGTGTTCTTGCATCTTCCATTAATGCACGAAGAATCTTTTTATCTATACCATCGATGTAAATACCTTTGTCATTAACTTTCATGGGAATTCGTATTTAGAAATCGAAAGTTAAAAATAAGAAATCAAATTCAAGATAATCTATAATGAAATGTTCACATTTTTTAATTAATCTTCATACTCCAATTCAGTAAATGAACCTATCATTGATGTCGTATTAGTGCCATCTAAAGTGCTAGCCGTGATATTAAAGGATCCAGAAATAAGACGAATTCCCGATGTAGTAGGATGTGTTCTATTTTCAGAAATTGTAACATTGCCCGATGAAGAATAATAACTAATTTGAGGACTAGATGGTCTTATAAGAGCATAAGTCATAAAGTTATTGGAATCTATATTACCCATGTTCTTAACAACGTCAGTGCCAAAACCGTTAGTGCCATTTAAAAATAAAGAAACTTGATTTCCAAGGGCGTCAGCAATATCAATACTCATAGTATCATTTGTTCCTAAACTCGCTTGGTAAGCACCATCTGTAAAGAGGAAGTTATTAAAGGTGCCACCATCTATGGTTGCTACCATTCCTGGCTCGTCGCTAAGAGGTGCGGAGTCGCTGTTACTATCATCAGCACTACATGATAACATAAAAAGTGTTAGAACAAAAATTTGGAGTAGGTGTAGGTTTTTCATCTTTTCTCAGTTTTAAAAGCTTATGAAATACTACTCTATAATTAGGCTAGTATTTCTGGTTTTAACTTTAGTAATTCCTTGATTTGGGATAAATTACCTGGTCAATATACAATTTTTTAATAACTGTTATTTTTCTAGGTGCTATTTAAACGGAACATCCTTAATCTAAAGATTCAGGGGATTATAACCTAAATAAGGTACTTCATACTCATTGAAAACAATATCATAGGACTCTAATTCCTCTAAAATAGGTGTGTAAACCTCTTTTGTAATAGGGATTTGTACACCAGGTGTTTTTATTTTACCATTAAGAATTGCCAGCGTTGCAATAGCGACTGGTAAACCCACGGTTTTTGCCATGGCCGTATAGGTTTGGTCTTTACCAAGTGCTACCATTGTGGAATCGATTTGATGTTTTTCGCCATTAAGCTCATAGCCAAATTTATGGTACATCACAATCATATCTTTATCGTCCGGACTAAGTGCCCAGCTATCCATTAAGATTTTTTGAAGAATTTGCGCAGGTGTTCCTTTGTCTAGTTCCACCATTTTTCTAGGATTAAAAATATCGAGCTCTAAAAACTTGTCCCATACGATATCATCTTGGTCAATTTTAAGTGCATGTCTAAATTTAAGTTCAACCGAATCCGTTGGGCTGTATGGTAAAAATGCATTCACAAAATCCCGATAGCTCATATTGATACTATCGTCAATGGTGTAGCTGTCGTCCGTCATTCCTAATTGTACAAAAACATTCCAAGCTCTACTAAACCCAACACGTCTCATGGTACCTCTATACAATGTTTTTATATGGTCTAAGCCATAAACATGTTGGTATTTTAAGGAATCTCGGTTGGCATAACCTTCAAAACGTCCGTAACCCTCTACGTCTAAAAATTCTGTTCTTCTAAATAAGCGATTATATGGAATGTATTTGAATTGGTTTTCCTGCAAAAACTTAGCGGCTCCTCCTTGACCTGCAACCACAACATTTCTTGGGTTCCATGTAAATTTGTAGTTCCAAAGGTTGTTGTCGCTTTCGGGAGCTACCAAACCACCTGTAAAGGATTCAAACAAAATCATTTTACCACCTTTGTCCCTTATCTGATTAATGATTTTCATGGCACTCATATGGTCTAAGCCAGGATCAACGCCGATTTCATTCATAAAAATGAGATTATTGGCTTTGGCGTCTTCATCTAAAGCTTGCATTTCTGGACTGACGTAAGAAGCCGTGACCATATTCTTTTTGTAAGTAATACAATCTTTCGCCACTTCAATATGAAAACGCGCTGGAAGCATGGAAATCACAATATCTGCTTTTTTAACGGCAGCGACTCTAGATTCTGCATTAAATACATCTAAGTGAATAACATCTGTATTTGGATGAGTGCCAACCCATTTTTTGGCATTGTCAACATTGAGATCACCAATGGTAATATGTAACTTTTCAGATTGGGAATTATCGAGTAAATATTTTATAAGATATGATGAAGATTTACCTGCACCAATGATTAAAATGTTTCGCATAATGAGTTTATATAACTAATTTTGTATGCCACGAAAGTAATAAATACAATAAGCATTAAAAACCGAAATAGCATATTTATTATGAACAAGACACTATTAATTATAGGATGTATTTTAGGGATTTTGGGTATTATTTTAGGAGCCTTTGCGGCTCACGGTTTGGAGAAGTTGGTTGATGAAAAATTAGTTGATGCAGATGCTATTAAATCCTTTGAAACTGGTGTCCGATACCAAATATATCATGCCTTTTTTCTTTTAATTTTGGGTAGTTCTTCATTTGTGAATTTAAAAACAAAGAAAACGATATTCTATTTGGTTATTTTTGGTGTAGTTTTCTTTTCAGGTTCTATATACGGACTGGCCACCAATGAAATGTCAAGCTTTGATTTTGAGAGTATCGCATTGATTACACCAATAGGAGGAGTCCTTCTTATTACGGCTTGGATTGTGATGTTGGTCGGTATAATAAGAAGTAAGGTCGATTAATGACATTCATTACCGTTGTTTCAAAATAAAATTTTAATTTTGCAGCACTAAACAACACAAAAATTATGGCAAACCATACCCAATTTACGAAAACGATTTCGTTAGATCAATATGGAATTAAAAATGCAAAAGTCAATTATCAACTTTCTTCAGATGAACTTCATGCTGAAACCATCTCCAAAGGACAAGGTGTCGAATGTTCCTCTGGTGCTTTAGCAGTAAATACAGGCGAATTTACTGGGCGCTCCCCAATGGACCGATTTATTGTAAAAGATGACATCACAAAAGACAAGGTGTGGTGGGGAAATATCAATATTCCGTTTGAGAGTGATAAATTTCAGAAGCTTTACGATAAAGTTGTCGATTATTTATCTGAAAAAGAAATCTATGTGCGCGACAGTTATGCATGTGCAGACGAAAACTACAAGCTAAACATTAGAGTTATTAATGAGTATCCTTGGAGTAATATGTTTGCCTACAATATGTTTTTACGTCCTACGGAAGAAGAATTAAACGATTTTTCTCCAGAATGGACGGTGGTAAACGCACCAGGTTTTATGGCAGATCCTGAAGTTGATGGTACACGTCAACACAACTTTGCAATTCTGGATTTTACACGTAAGATTGCGTTAATTGGTGGTACGGGTTATACAGGAGAAATCAAAAAAGGTATTTTTTCCGCTTTAAATTTTATTCTGCCTGTGTTTAAAAACACTTTGCCAATGCATTGCAGTGCCAATGTTGGTAAGGATGATGATACGGCAATTTTCTTTGGATTATCTGGAACTGGAAAAACGACACTTTCCACAGACCCTAATCGCAGTTTAATTGGTGATGACGAACATGGTTGGACTAAAGAAAACACCGTTTTTAATTTTGAAGGTGGTTGTTACGCTAAGGTAATTAATCTATCTCAAGAGCAGGAGCCAGAGATTTTTGCTGCGATTAAGAAAGGGGCGATTCTAGAGAATGTCATCATGGATGATAAAGGTAATGTTGATTTTGCTGACACCTCAATTACTCAAAATACAAGGGTAAGTTACCCAATATACCATATAGATAATATTAAAGAACCATCGATTGGTAAAAACCCAAAGAATATATTTTTCTTAACGGCTGATGCTTTCGGCGTTTTGCCTCCAATATCGAAATTAACACCAAGTCAGGCCGCATATCACTTTATTTCTGGTTACACGGCTAAAGTGGCTGGAACAGAAGCAGGAGTGGTGGAACCAGTACCAAGTTTTTCGGCTTGTTTTGGCGCACCATTTATGCCGTTGCACCCAACAGAGTATGCTAACATGTTAAGTAAAAAAATGTTAGATGCTGGAGTTAATGTTTGGTTGGTAAACACAGGTTGGACAGGAGGTCCTTATGGCGTCGGTACGCGTATGAAGTTAAAATATACAAGAGCTATGATTAACGCAGCTTTGAATGGTGATTTACACGACTATACGTATGAAGATTACCATATCCATTCCGTTTTTGGAGTGGCACAACCAAGATCTTGTCCAGGTGTACCAACAGAGGTATTGAGTCCAAGAGCGACTTGGAATGATGACAAAGCATATTACACCATGGCATTTAAACTTTCTAATGCATTTAGAGAGAATTTTAAGAAGTTTGAGTCTTTTGCCTCTGAAGAGGTGAGACGCGGAGGACCGCAGCGTTATGCATTCTAAATGTTATTGATAAAAACTAAAAAAGCGATTCTATGTTTAGAATCGCTTTTTTTATATTTTATATTTAGTTAAATAACTATTTCCCTTTATTAACTGAATCAATATACTTCTGTAAAGCCATGGTCATGGAAGGTGTTTCAGGCGTCGGTGCAGAAATATCAACACGCAAGCCTTTTTCCTTAACCGCTTTAACTGTTGTATTCCCGAATACTGCAATACGCGTTTCGTTTTGCTTGAAATCTGGAAAATTATGGAATAAGGATTCTATGCCAGAAGGACTAAAGAATACTAAAATATCATAAGTAACATTTGATAAATCAGACAAATCACTGATTACGGTTTTATAAAACGTGGCTTGTTTCCAAGTAACGCCTAAATCGTCTAAAATTTCAGGTATAATAGGTTTTACTTTATCGGTCGTTGGCAATAAAAACTTTTCGTCTTTATATTTTTTGATTAAAGGAATTAAATCTTCAAACGTACGTTTTCCCACATAGATTTTACGCTTTCGGTAAACCACATATTTTTGTAAATAATAGGCAACCGCCTCAGATTGGCAAAAATACTTCATGGAATCGGGCACTTTAAAGCGCATTTCGTCTGCAACCCTAAAAAAGTGATCGACGGAGTTTCTACTAGTAAGTATGATAGCTGTAAATTTACTGAGATCAACCTTTTGTTGTCTTATATCCTTGGAAGATACACCTTCTACATGTATGAAGGGTCTAAAGTCCACCTTAACCTTTTGCTTTTCTTGCAAATCAAAATATGGGGAGTTCTCTATTTTTGGCTCTGGTTGGGATACT encodes:
- a CDS encoding aldo/keto reductase, translating into MKYTTLPNTAIKVSKICLGTMTWGNQNTQDEGFAQMDYALDKGVNFFDCAELYPVPATAETYAETERIIGNWFAKTGNRDNVVLATKIAGPGDYTAHIRTNGFSKAALNEAVNNSLKRLQTDYIDLYQLHWPERDTNTFGTRDYKPNPSDEWEDNFNEILHNLDDIIKSGKIRHVGISNEKAWGTMRYLDESKKQDLPRMITIQNAYSLINRVFEGDLAEIAHRENIGLLAYSPMAFGVLSGKYIKGKDDQNSRLNMFPRFARYSSEQATEAAKRYLKIAEANEMSLAQMALAFVNERPFVTSNIIGATSIDQLKENIDSINLSLSEEVIKAINEVHAEIPNPAP
- a CDS encoding Lrp/AsnC ligand binding domain-containing protein; this translates as MKVNDKGIYIDGIDKKILRALMEDARTPILEIARNVGISGAAIHQRLKKLEKSGLLAGSKFIINPKILGYTTMAFVGIFLDKAISNPEAVKQLQKIPEVIECHYTTGNWSIFIKILSKDNEHLMHVLNSEIQSIKGVSRTETFISLQEQINRQIKI
- a CDS encoding DUF423 domain-containing protein encodes the protein MNKTLLIIGCILGILGIILGAFAAHGLEKLVDEKLVDADAIKSFETGVRYQIYHAFFLLILGSSSFVNLKTKKTIFYLVIFGVVFFSGSIYGLATNEMSSFDFESIALITPIGGVLLITAWIVMLVGIIRSKVD
- the pckA gene encoding phosphoenolpyruvate carboxykinase (ATP), whose product is MANHTQFTKTISLDQYGIKNAKVNYQLSSDELHAETISKGQGVECSSGALAVNTGEFTGRSPMDRFIVKDDITKDKVWWGNINIPFESDKFQKLYDKVVDYLSEKEIYVRDSYACADENYKLNIRVINEYPWSNMFAYNMFLRPTEEELNDFSPEWTVVNAPGFMADPEVDGTRQHNFAILDFTRKIALIGGTGYTGEIKKGIFSALNFILPVFKNTLPMHCSANVGKDDDTAIFFGLSGTGKTTLSTDPNRSLIGDDEHGWTKENTVFNFEGGCYAKVINLSQEQEPEIFAAIKKGAILENVIMDDKGNVDFADTSITQNTRVSYPIYHIDNIKEPSIGKNPKNIFFLTADAFGVLPPISKLTPSQAAYHFISGYTAKVAGTEAGVVEPVPSFSACFGAPFMPLHPTEYANMLSKKMLDAGVNVWLVNTGWTGGPYGVGTRMKLKYTRAMINAALNGDLHDYTYEDYHIHSVFGVAQPRSCPGVPTEVLSPRATWNDDKAYYTMAFKLSNAFRENFKKFESFASEEVRRGGPQRYAF
- a CDS encoding uroporphyrinogen-III synthase; protein product: MKVKTILVSQPEPKIENSPYFDLQEKQKVKVDFRPFIHVEGVSSKDIRQQKVDLSKFTAIILTSRNSVDHFFRVADEMRFKVPDSMKYFCQSEAVAYYLQKYVVYRKRKIYVGKRTFEDLIPLIKKYKDEKFLLPTTDKVKPIIPEILDDLGVTWKQATFYKTVISDLSDLSNVTYDILVFFSPSGIESLFHNFPDFKQNETRIAVFGNTTVKAVKEKGLRVDISAPTPETPSMTMALQKYIDSVNKGK
- a CDS encoding saccharopine dehydrogenase family protein; the encoded protein is MRNILIIGAGKSSSYLIKYLLDNSQSEKLHITIGDLNVDNAKKWVGTHPNTDVIHLDVFNAESRVAAVKKADIVISMLPARFHIEVAKDCITYKKNMVTASYVSPEMQALDEDAKANNLIFMNEIGVDPGLDHMSAMKIINQIRDKGGKMILFESFTGGLVAPESDNNLWNYKFTWNPRNVVVAGQGGAAKFLQENQFKYIPYNRLFRRTEFLDVEGYGRFEGYANRDSLKYQHVYGLDHIKTLYRGTMRRVGFSRAWNVFVQLGMTDDSYTIDDSINMSYRDFVNAFLPYSPTDSVELKFRHALKIDQDDIVWDKFLELDIFNPRKMVELDKGTPAQILQKILMDSWALSPDDKDMIVMYHKFGYELNGEKHQIDSTMVALGKDQTYTAMAKTVGLPVAIATLAILNGKIKTPGVQIPITKEVYTPILEELESYDIVFNEYEVPYLGYNPLNL
- a CDS encoding REP-associated tyrosine transposase, whose product is MSRKYKFHNKSGLYFVSFAVVYWVDVFTRECYFKVLADSISYCRKAKGMELYAYCFMSNHVHFIFRSSEDKPMELLRDYKKFTANKIIETIENNSKESRKKWLLSMFMKAGKERSNVTKYQFWQHNNHPIELWSIDVIKRYINYIHNNPVKAGFVVNPTDWKYSSARNFQDDHSVLEIDDAGFLG